Genomic DNA from Bryobacter aggregatus MPL3:
CCCAGCGGAGCAGGAACTGCTGATCGCCTCCGGTTTCAATCGCCTGGGTCCGCTGCGCAAGAACGCCGGCAACCAGGAAGTGGCCTCCTCGCGCAATGAAGTCCTCACCGAGATGACCAACGCAGTCGGTGCGGCTTTTCTCGGTGTGACGCTCGGTTGCGCGCGCTGCCACGACCACAAGTTCGACCCCATCCGGCAGAGCGATTACTACCGCATGCAGGCTTACTTCTCGGGCACGCTCGAGAACGACTTTCCGCTCACCCCCAGTGCCGATCGAGCACAGTGGGAAGCAATCGTTAAGCCAATCGATGCCAAGATCAAAACACTGAACGGCGAGTTGGCCAAGGCCAAGCCGGACGAGAAGGACGCCGTCCAGAAACAGATTGACGATCTCGAGAAGAGCAAACCTCCCGTGCCGCCAACGATCTTTGCCGTCAAGAATGACATGGCCAAAGCAACGCCAATGCATCTGCTGGCGCGGGGCGATTTCGCCAACAAAGGTGACTCCGTCAGTATGCGTCCGATGGGCGTTCTGCTGGCAGACGGAGCCCCTGAATCGAATGAAACAACGGCGCCGCGCACCAAGCTCGCCAAGTGGGTGACCGCCAAGGACAACCCACTCACCGCACGCGTGATGGTGAATCGCATCTGGCAGTATCACTTCGGCAAAGGCCTCGTGGTGACGGCGAATGACTTTGGCCGCATGGGAGGCCGTCCCTCGCATCCCGAGTTGCTCGATTACCTTGCCAACGAGTTCGTCAACAGCGGCTATAGCGTCAAGCACATCCACCGCCTGATCCTGGCCAGCAATACCTGGCAGCAGGCCAGCGACACCGTCAATGCCAAGGCCGAAGAACAGGACCCCGAGAATAAGCTGCTCTGGAAATTTAGCCGCCGCCGTCTCGATGCCGAAGAGATGCGCGACGCGATGCTTGCGGTGTCTGGCAATCTCAATCCAAAGGCCGGTGGCCCCTCGGTCACCGTACCGCTCGAGAAGGAACTGCTCGTCGCGCTCTATGCGCCCTCGCAATGGAAGGTGACGCCAGACCTCACCGAACACAATCGACGCAGCCTCTACTTGCTCGTCAAGCGCAACATGCACCTTCCGATGATGGAAGTCTTCGACGCTCCCGATGGCCTGGTCAGTTGTGCGCGCCGCGACACGTCGACTCATGCACCGCAGGCCCTCGAGTTGCTCAACGGCACCTTCAGCAACCAGCAGGCGACAGCCTTCGCCACCCGGCTCGACAAGCTGGCCGGCAACAATCTTGCCAAGAAAGTGGACCACGCTTTTCTGCTCGCGGCCGGCCGTCTGCCCAATCCCAAGGAACGCGCCGCCGCCCTCGAGTTTGCGCGCACTGCGCAACCCCACGAGTTCGCACTCGCCATCCTCAATCTCAACGCCTTCATGTACATCAATTAGGAACGCCATGTCCGAGCACATCCGATACACCCGCAACCGCCGCGAATTTCTCACAGACGCTTTCTGCGGCTTTGGCGGCCTTGCCTATGGCGCCCTCCAAGCCAGCGGAGCCACGCTCAATCCGCTCGCCCCCAAGCTGCCCCACCACGCGGCAAAGGCCAAGTCCGTCATCTTTCTGTTCATGGCCGGTGGTCCCAGTCACATGGAGACCTTCGATCCGAAGCCTTTGCTGAACGAACTGCACGGCCAGAAGCGGCCCGCCGAGTTTGGCGAGGCGAAGTACCAGTTCGTCACCAACAACGCGACACTGCTCGGCACCAAGCGCAGCTTCCAGAAGTACGGTAAGTCGGGCATCGAAGTCTCAGACCTCTTGCCCCATACCGCCCAGTGCATCGATGACATTGCGGTCATTCGTTCCGTTCATGCCGACATGGTCGTCCACTCGGCCGCCCAATACCAGATGATGACCGGCCGCATCATTCCCGGCTTTCCGTCAATGGGTTCCTGGACCGTCTACGGTCTCGGTACCGAGAGCGACAGCCTTCCCGCCTATTGCGTGCTGCCCGATCCACACGGTGCGCTCGAAGCAGGCCAGCCGATGTATGCCAATGGCTTCCTGCCCGCCGTGTTCCAGCCAACAGTCATGCGCCCGGGCGCCAAGCCAGTACTGAACCTGAACCTGCCGCCCGGCGTCCGCCTTGAGGAACGCACCAAGACCATCCAATATCTGAAGGCGATGAACCGCGCCGGCATTCAGGGCGAAGACAACGAACTCGAAGCCCGCATTGCCGCCTACGACCTTGCCTTCAAAATGCAAATGGAAGCGCCTGAAGTCTTCGACATTGCAAAGGAATCAGAAGCCACCCGCGAGAGCTACGGCATTGGCAAGGAGCCGACGGACGACTATGGCCGCCGCTGTTTGCTCGCCCGCAGATTGGTCGAGAAGGGCGTTCGTTTTGTCTGTGTGACCTCGGGCGGTGGCCCCGGCAATCTGCAATGGGATGCGCACGAGGACATCGAAGAGAATCACCTCCGCATGGCAGCGCAAACTGATCAGCCGGTTGCCGCCCTGCTCAAAGATCTGAAACAACGCGGCCTGCTCGATTCGACACTGGTCCTGTGGGGTGGCGAGTTTGGACGCAGTCCGGAATCGCAAGGCAACAAGGGCCGTGACCATCACAATCTCGGCTTCACAATGTGGATGGCTGGAGGCGGTGTCAAGGGTGGCACCGTTGTCGGAGCCACCGACCCCATCGGTCTGCGCGCGATCGAGAAGCCCTATCACTTCCGTGATATCCACACCACTGTTCTCAATCAACTGGGCCTCAACCAGCATGCTCTGAGCTATCTTCACCTCGGCCGCAAAGAAAGACTCACCGAAATTGAAGGAACAGTGATAAAAGAGATCGTCTGATCTCATGAACACAAATCGCCGGTCTCTCTTCAACGGTAGTTGCATGGCGCTCATCGCCACCGCCTTCTGCTTCGCCATTCGTGGCGACATCTTTGACGCGCAAACCGCCGAGTTTGCGCTTTCCAACGAACAGGTCGGCTGGACGGCTTCCACCGCCTTCTGGGGCTTTACAGTCGCCATGCTGATCGGCGGTCCGCTCTGTGACCGCATTGGCATGAAACCGCTGCTCAGCAGTGCCTTCCTCCTCCATCTCGTCGGCATCCTCGGCACCATAGCCGCCCAAGGCTTCACCAGCCTTTACGCCGCCACGCTGGCGATCGGCATCGCGAATGGCCTCGTGGAGGCTGCAGTCAATCCGCTCGCCGCCACACTCTACCCCGAACAGAAAGTACAGAAGCTCAACCTGCTCCATCTCTGGTTCCCCGGCGGCATTGTCATTGGCGGCCTGCTCTGTTGGGCGATGAGTGAAGCCGGTATGGGCTGGCGCATCAAGACGGCGATGATCCTTGTCCCCACCGTCATCTACGCCGTCATGCTGTTTCGACTCCCCTTCCCGCGCACCGAGGCCGTCGAGCACGGCGTCCCTTTCCGCGAAATCTATGCCGAAGCGCTGCGGCCCATCTTCCTGCTCTTCTTTGGCTGCATGATTCTCACAGCCGCGACGGAACTCGCGCCCAACCAATGGGTGCCCTCCATCCTCTCTAAGACCACCGGACTCCCCGGCATCGCGCTGCTCGTCTGGATCAGCGGCATCATGGCCGTGGGCCGTGCCTCTTGTGAATGGGTCTTTGAGCGCATCTCCAGCCTGCAACTCATGATGGGCAGCACGCTACTGGCAGGCATCGGACTCTACAGCCTCAGCATGGCGAGTGGCGCCGTGGCCACGCTTGCCGCCTCTGCGCTCTTCGCCCTCGGCGTCACCTTCCTTTGGCCCACAATGCTCGGCATCACAGCCGAACGCTTTCCGAAAGGCGGCGGATTTCTGCTCGCGCTGATGGGCGGCGTGGGCATGCTCAGCAATAGCTTCGCCGTGCCGCTCATCGGCCGTGTTTACGATCAATCCGGACCCGCCGCCGCACTCCGCACTGTAACGGCGCTGCCGGTAATTGTTTGCATCATCTTCACACTGCTCTGGATCTCTGAACGAAAACCGAAACTCATCCAACATGCATAGACGAAACTTCTTCGCGCTCCCACTCGCTCTCGCCGCCCAGTCTCCAGAAGGCAAGGCAGGCTTTGCAGAAGCCGACATCACACCGGCCATTGGCAGCGAAATGCCCGGCAACTATTTCAAGCAGTTTCACAAGGCACTGCACGACCCCTGCAAGGTACGCGCCGCTTACTTTGCCAACAACGGAAAACAGGTTTGTCTGGTGGGTCTCGACGCACTGATGATCCCGCGTCATCTGGTAGAGAAGATCCGCGCCCGCGTTCCCGGCATCGAAGTGATGCTCGGCGCATCGCACTCGCATTCTTCCGGTCCCATCGGCATGGTCCAGCCCGGCGAATACGATCACGCTTCCGCTGCCATCCAGGATCTGGCCTACCGGCAAAGCTCTGCAGCGGACCCGGCCTATTTGCAGCTGGTGGAGAATCAGACCGTGCGTGCGATCGAGAACGCCAAGCGCAACGCACAACCCAACAGCATCGGCTTCGGCACAGGCAAGGAGGAAGCGGCCATCTTCAATCGCCGCTTCCGCATGAAGAACGGACTCACTTATACCCATCCTCGTCCTAACAATCCAGACATCGTCGAAGCGGCGGGCCCCATCGATGGAACCCTCACCGTCGCAGGCGTCTTCAACGATTCCAAGCAACTGATCGGCTGCATCGTCAACTACTCCTGCCACGCCACCACCAACCCGCCCGCGATCTCCGCCAACTGGATCTACTTTCTTGAGCGCACCATCCGCGGCGCCTTCGGCGACGGCGTCATCGTCGTCTTTCTGCAAGGCTTCTCGGGCGATGTGACTCAGGTGAATAACCTCGACAAATCCCCTGCCCCAAGCGGCCTCGAATCGGCGCGCCTGATCGGCGGCCGAGTGGGAGCGGAAGCCGTAAAGCTGCTCTTGTCGATGCACCCGCAGCCCATCCCGGAGATCTCGACAGCAGCGAAGATCTACCCCGAGGGCCGCAGGATTCCTGGAGCCGACCGGATCGCGAAAGCAAAGGCCACCATCGCCGCGCCCCACACCGCTGAATCGGTCTTTGCCAAAGAAGTGTTGCTGCTCGATGCCCAATTGCAGAAGCAGCCCAGCATGCCCATCGAGCTCCAGGCGATTGCGATTGGTCCTGCGGTGTACACGAGTGCGCCTGGCGAGATGTTCGTCGCGCTCGGGCTCGAGATCCGCAAAGCGAGTCCCTTCCCTTACACCAGTCCGGTCTCACTCGCCAACGGCTGCGTCGGCTATGTCCCCACTCTCGACGCCTTCGGCGAGCACGGAGGCGGCTACGAACAACGTCTCACCAGCTACACGAATCTGGTGCCCGACGCCGGCCCAAGAATGGTGCGGGAAAGTATCGAGCTCATCCGGTCGCTGAAGCCGGTACTCGACACGCGCAACGAAGCGCCAGTTCCTTTTCGCGCCGCCTGGGATTACGGCGCCGCCCCTCCCGACAACACCGCCATCACGCCCAAAGCACCGATCCAACTCTTCAATGGCCGGGATCTGACCAACTTCTACACCTACACCAGAGAGAGCAAACACGAAGATCCGAACCATGTGTTTGTGGTGGCAAATGGCGAGTTGCACATCTCCGGACAGGAGTGGGGCGGCATCGTCAGTAAAGAAGCCTATCGCGATTACCGCCTCGTCGTGGAATGGCGTTGGGGCGACAAGACCTGGACACCGCGCGAGAGCAAAGCGCGCGACAGCGGCATCCTGATTCACGGCGTTGGCCCGGATGGTGGCTATAGCGGCATCTGGCTGGAATCCTACGAATCCCAGATCATCGAAGGCGGCTCAGGCGACATCCTCGTCGTTACCGCCACCACACCGATGACGGCCACCTGCTTGTGCACCGAGGATGGCAAGGAACTCTACTACGATCCCAAAGGCAAACCCGTCACCAGAAGCAAGGGCCGCATCAACTGGTATGGCCGCTCGAAGCAGTGGAAAGACGAAGTCAACTTCCGTAGCAAGGCCGAGGTGGAGAAGCCGAAAGGCCAATGGAATCGCCAGGAAGTCATCGCCGCAGGCGACCGCATGGTCTGCCTGTTAAACGGCAAAGTCGTCAGCAGCGCCTATGACTTGTCGCACACACAAGGCAAACTCCAAGTGCAGAGTGAGATGGCGGAGATTTATGTCCGGCGCATCGATTTGTTACCACTGAAATCCGCCGATCGTCAAATTGCCGCATCGATTTCCGGCCACTAGACAACGCTGCCTGTGTGTAGCCACACATCGCCTCGGGAACGAAATGTGCGTGGGTTCTCTCTACAAGCCAGGAGCACTGCATTATGAACCCCTGGATAAAAACCGCTTTCGCCTCCACTGCCGCGATTGCGATTCTGATGGCTGCTGACGTAGTCACCGACTATGACAAATCTGTCGACTTCAGCCGATACAAGACTTACTCTTGGCTGAAGGTGAGAGCCAATAGCGAGCTTTGGAAAGATCGCATCGAGGCGGACATCGATCAAGAACTGATGTCCAAAGGCTGGCAAAAGGTGGATACGGGTGGAGATGCGGCGGTCACGGCCATCGGCGCCACACG
This window encodes:
- a CDS encoding DUF1549 and DUF1553 domain-containing protein, with amino-acid sequence MKSLLVLMLIGQLIASNVAPLGKYSAAERRHWAFQPRANPEIPALAKSPIDAFILARLQKAGFTASPAASRATLARRVYFDLTGLPPTPEQIKAFVTDKRPDAWMHLVNQLLDSPHYGERWGQHWLDVVRYAESDGFEYDTHRTEAWRYRDYVVRAFQNDKPYDRFLEEQIAGDEIAPAEQELLIASGFNRLGPLRKNAGNQEVASSRNEVLTEMTNAVGAAFLGVTLGCARCHDHKFDPIRQSDYYRMQAYFSGTLENDFPLTPSADRAQWEAIVKPIDAKIKTLNGELAKAKPDEKDAVQKQIDDLEKSKPPVPPTIFAVKNDMAKATPMHLLARGDFANKGDSVSMRPMGVLLADGAPESNETTAPRTKLAKWVTAKDNPLTARVMVNRIWQYHFGKGLVVTANDFGRMGGRPSHPELLDYLANEFVNSGYSVKHIHRLILASNTWQQASDTVNAKAEEQDPENKLLWKFSRRRLDAEEMRDAMLAVSGNLNPKAGGPSVTVPLEKELLVALYAPSQWKVTPDLTEHNRRSLYLLVKRNMHLPMMEVFDAPDGLVSCARRDTSTHAPQALELLNGTFSNQQATAFATRLDKLAGNNLAKKVDHAFLLAAGRLPNPKERAAALEFARTAQPHEFALAILNLNAFMYIN
- a CDS encoding DUF1501 domain-containing protein, whose amino-acid sequence is MSEHIRYTRNRREFLTDAFCGFGGLAYGALQASGATLNPLAPKLPHHAAKAKSVIFLFMAGGPSHMETFDPKPLLNELHGQKRPAEFGEAKYQFVTNNATLLGTKRSFQKYGKSGIEVSDLLPHTAQCIDDIAVIRSVHADMVVHSAAQYQMMTGRIIPGFPSMGSWTVYGLGTESDSLPAYCVLPDPHGALEAGQPMYANGFLPAVFQPTVMRPGAKPVLNLNLPPGVRLEERTKTIQYLKAMNRAGIQGEDNELEARIAAYDLAFKMQMEAPEVFDIAKESEATRESYGIGKEPTDDYGRRCLLARRLVEKGVRFVCVTSGGGPGNLQWDAHEDIEENHLRMAAQTDQPVAALLKDLKQRGLLDSTLVLWGGEFGRSPESQGNKGRDHHNLGFTMWMAGGGVKGGTVVGATDPIGLRAIEKPYHFRDIHTTVLNQLGLNQHALSYLHLGRKERLTEIEGTVIKEIV
- a CDS encoding MFS transporter; amino-acid sequence: MNTNRRSLFNGSCMALIATAFCFAIRGDIFDAQTAEFALSNEQVGWTASTAFWGFTVAMLIGGPLCDRIGMKPLLSSAFLLHLVGILGTIAAQGFTSLYAATLAIGIANGLVEAAVNPLAATLYPEQKVQKLNLLHLWFPGGIVIGGLLCWAMSEAGMGWRIKTAMILVPTVIYAVMLFRLPFPRTEAVEHGVPFREIYAEALRPIFLLFFGCMILTAATELAPNQWVPSILSKTTGLPGIALLVWISGIMAVGRASCEWVFERISSLQLMMGSTLLAGIGLYSLSMASGAVATLAASALFALGVTFLWPTMLGITAERFPKGGGFLLALMGGVGMLSNSFAVPLIGRVYDQSGPAAALRTVTALPVIVCIIFTLLWISERKPKLIQHA
- a CDS encoding family 16 glycoside hydrolase; translated protein: MHRRNFFALPLALAAQSPEGKAGFAEADITPAIGSEMPGNYFKQFHKALHDPCKVRAAYFANNGKQVCLVGLDALMIPRHLVEKIRARVPGIEVMLGASHSHSSGPIGMVQPGEYDHASAAIQDLAYRQSSAADPAYLQLVENQTVRAIENAKRNAQPNSIGFGTGKEEAAIFNRRFRMKNGLTYTHPRPNNPDIVEAAGPIDGTLTVAGVFNDSKQLIGCIVNYSCHATTNPPAISANWIYFLERTIRGAFGDGVIVVFLQGFSGDVTQVNNLDKSPAPSGLESARLIGGRVGAEAVKLLLSMHPQPIPEISTAAKIYPEGRRIPGADRIAKAKATIAAPHTAESVFAKEVLLLDAQLQKQPSMPIELQAIAIGPAVYTSAPGEMFVALGLEIRKASPFPYTSPVSLANGCVGYVPTLDAFGEHGGGYEQRLTSYTNLVPDAGPRMVRESIELIRSLKPVLDTRNEAPVPFRAAWDYGAAPPDNTAITPKAPIQLFNGRDLTNFYTYTRESKHEDPNHVFVVANGELHISGQEWGGIVSKEAYRDYRLVVEWRWGDKTWTPRESKARDSGILIHGVGPDGGYSGIWLESYESQIIEGGSGDILVVTATTPMTATCLCTEDGKELYYDPKGKPVTRSKGRINWYGRSKQWKDEVNFRSKAEVEKPKGQWNRQEVIAAGDRMVCLLNGKVVSSAYDLSHTQGKLQVQSEMAEIYVRRIDLLPLKSADRQIAASISGH